GATTTTCTCTGTCTGTTACTACATCTCACGTTTAATTTCTGATTAGATTAATCTGTATATTGTCTCTGCACTATTGTTTGGTTGGAATACGATTTATtgaccttgttgattttctcacagAACTAActcttatttcattaatttttttgtatagaaattttaaatttctcactttccagaaattcttcagtgtttgttttctttacagattctatttccattttcaggccttaaacaattttgttcattttcttccactgtttattttgttttcctggataCTTTAATGGATCTACTTCTTTCTTCACATTGTTTGTATGTGGGTTAATACATTTGCTTAAAGGAATTTTTCGTTCACTCATTAATGACCTCTATCACTTAAGGTCTTTCATTGTGCTTCAGCCATGTTGCAATGTTCAGGGACTGCTGTGTAAGGATAGTGGGGCTCTAGTATAGACATAATGCCCTGGCTGTGTTGTTCATGCTAAACCTAAGATTCTGGTATTGCAATGCCTAAAGCTTTATATCCTAATGTCTACAATAGTCTGTGTTGGGTGGCAGTTCTGTTCCTtgtcttccatttcctctctggatttctgAAGACTGTGATTGCTTTATGTTGTCTTAGTCTGAGTTTTATGGATGTGAAGAaaaatcatgaccaaagcaactcttatacagaCAAACATTTAGCTGGAGCTGGCTTGCCATTTGGGAGGTTTGGTCTATAATCATCATGGTAAGAATTATGTCATCATgcaggcaggcttggtgctggaagagccaacAGCTCTATATTTTGAACAAAATGCAACTCTAACCTAGAGCAACATGCCCAAGCTGCCCACTGCTGCTGCTTGCAGGGTCTAGAACATGACATCTTGGTTCTATTACATCTTTCACTGCCTATATTAGCTGGcttaaaattgttttgtaaaatgacCTTGAAATCATAGTTCTGAATGCCtctttctcctgaatgctgaggttaaaggAATGTAATACTAAGACTGGATCAAAACCTCTCTTTACATTATTACAAGagctttataaatttggattgtagttcattccagattttgtcaagttgacaattgagaaCCAGTCATCACTGCTGTCGGGCAGGAACTTTTCTTTGCATCTAATAGATTCTGGCCACTGGGGGTTCAAGGATTCTGAGTATAGTGAGGTGACACACAGAAATGGGGATAGGTTAGAAGTATGATGGGGTTCACAGGAGGGAGGAGACTGCACCAGAAtctgcttattttaaaaatcaaggagACAATGACAGCAGGTCACGCAAAAGGTTTGCAATAAAATTGAGGATTACACTGATAGTTGTGGTTCTACAGAAGCTGAAGGATTGGGGAAGATCTACAGGTGTAGGAAGAACTAAGggggggaggagtaaagagaggcaaagggggaggaaggagagaatgaggagaaggaataggaggagctaggagagacagagaacaagagagggagacatggaggctgatgtttgcttgtctgtagcagtcaaaggtagttggtatacctaggttgggttttgggttacacctctgattgtatgggcaccttgttattgatcattaccaaagatataaagcctttggataatttaagctttagagtctcatcttcttactgggccagcatggatggtgggaaggtctgggcaatgcccagtctTGTAGAGACAATCTGGAAGTTTGGCAgatccatctcccatgctggcatcttgagGGAGGCAGGGCTGGTGATTCTGGCTGGCTATTTCTACCTGTGGcacacacgtggcctctggccatgtggttgagctaggcagagcctccccagcctagacagtcggcttcTCCAGCGGtcccttttaaataattattacaacataCAGACAATTTCTATTCTCCCCTGTCAGGATTTGTCCGTGAGGTATATTACTGGGTACATTCTGGAGTTGGGGCCTCAAATTCATCAAGGAGTTAGGAGGAGGGAGCTTAAAAATGAGTTGTGTGTGGGACTCACTGCAGATgtagggaggcagaaaggaatgGCTGCTGGGGATGGAGGCTGTATACTGGGCTGAGTTGGGGTAAGGAATGTTGGGGGAGAAGTGTCTGTGATTCATTAGCATTGGTGCattacaggaaacaaaaacacagcagaTTTCCTGCTATAGAGCTAGAAATTAGAATGGGGAAATAGTAAGTGGGGGAGCAAAGAGAGAGGTGTGTATATGCCTTTAGCCTTCTGATACCATAGAAAGAGTAGCACTTGTGTTAGGGAAGGTGCAGTCCTGGCTTGAAGGCTGTGACAGAGCaaagagtggggggagggaggttaaAAGGGAaagatctgtgggatccacaggataTGGGAAGAATATAAGTTAGTCACAGCATGATttctaacagtagcaacattacagttatgaagtaagcCACAAAGTAAATTTAATGATTCATTGGCCAAAACATggagaactgtattaagggggcacagcattaggaagttagagaaccactggtctaggaaGTATGAATCTATAATGAATCAATACCTActaatataaaaacacataaaagattTTTGCATGCCTTGACCCACAAACACTTCTCTCCCAGAAGGAGTAggaattccccctcccccaactttggCCTACTCCTCTCAGTTGTCATAAGAGCATGATGGTGGAGTTCTCATTTGCCAACCTTAAATTCATAGAAAAAAACCAATTATTTCTAATACTGGAAGGACAGTGAGGGGGCTGCACAAACATCCACAGCTGAGCTTGGCTGATTGGATTACACGTGACTACTCTGAACATAAACATCTCCAGAAAGCACAGACTgatttcaaaagttttatttaaattatattttattaggatCAGGTTTTGTCTACAAAGTGGTTTGTGGCCATAGGGACCAGAAGACAGCCTCAGATCCTCTGAATCACCACTTACAGGTGGTTGAAAACCCCCCGGTGTGTGCTTGTTACTTAGAGTTCTTTGAGAGAGCAGTAATTGTTTTGCAGCTGAGTTCCCACAAACTGATATGGGAAagtcttcatttaaaaagaaagtcttcattgttttttcttctctgatgagTAAACACtcatgttggagttttcctttccTCTGGCCCCTGTCATCTCTTCTTCTCAGTCCAATGCAGACATGTTTCTCCAGAGAAACCCAGTTGGGCTTTGCTTAGGGCCAGCACCTAAATTAAATCCCAGTTTCCAAGAcatcagacaaaaaccaaacaagtacATCAACAGGGTGGATGTCCAGTAGAATGTCCCAGACAGCAGTGCTGCCCTTCTCCCACCAGCCAGTCTAACATATTACAGCTGTTTCAAATATGGAGCCACCATCCTGCCTTTCCCCAGACTCACTGTAAATGCTCTTGAAATACCATTCTCTAACCAGAAGTCAATGGTAACCTCACtggttgttgctgttggaagAGAGATGTAGGTCATAGCTGGGTAGCTCCTGAGAGGACTTTAGGCTCCAAGAAAGGACACTGTGTAGAAGTCAGAAAGTGGAATGCCTCAGCCACCAAGTGGGGATGTGACTCCACCATTGACTTCCACCCTGaggtctcagagacctcagaagaATGGACTGAAATGAAATCCAGGGCCTGAGCCTTCAGTTGCTCTGTGCTGTGgaggtcagccaggatgagagtgTTTGCAGCATTCTCCACAGACAGATTTCTGTAGAGGGCATCCTCACACAGGACCTTCAAGCCCTCCAGGCCATacttgtcagcagctgccagcacaccagtggccatGGAGTGGCTGTGGAGTTGTGGCACCTTCCCTGCATAAATGAAGCCCATCATCTCCCTGAAGACTTGGGGATCTAGGTCTTGGATCTCAACATGGTTCCTTAGGCTTTCCTTCATTTCATGATCAATcatggctctgaaaactggagatcgagctgctaggatggccttgtgagccctgaATTCATGTCCAGCCACCAACAGGCAACAGTCTGTGAAGAGAGATTTCTCCCACAGCTCCCC
Above is a genomic segment from Arvicanthis niloticus isolate mArvNil1 chromosome 4, mArvNil1.pat.X, whole genome shotgun sequence containing:
- the LOC117707878 gene encoding TD and POZ domain-containing protein 1-like, coding for MSRDLEDKTWGSAQTNVKKFGYKWTISNFSFCMGGIQRSISSPVFSVEASGKVAFCLRVYPNGVDDESKDYLSVFLALVSCPKRPVWAKFKFWIINSQGKKYQSMKSPKVVSCLQYQHRGFKKFILRDQILSNLHWLLPQDQLTLCCKVDIVGAFFSIPRQNMTLAIKDSRNRLTDDLGELWEKSLFTDCCLLVAGHEFRAHKAILAARSPVFRAMIDHEMKESLRNHVEIQDLDPQVFREMMGFIYAGKVPQLHSHSMATGVLAAADKYGLEGLKVLCEDALYRNLSVENAANTLILADLHSTEQLKAQALDFISVHSSEVSETSGWKSMVESHPHLVAEAFHFLTSTQCPFLEPKVLSGATQL